From Psychroflexus torquis ATCC 700755, the proteins below share one genomic window:
- a CDS encoding S1 family peptidase — MIRNLLVFIAIVLPLFVFAQVSSSNFAKSSVVYIQVSSKKTNGKVGLTHGTGWAWSWNSELYVVTALHVVAGMETITVRLANKFNERSSATLVKTFKKADLALLKLDRDIGLVPLDIDTVDPNSKPSLMIWGYPLSSRKINGKAIEFSYSLEKEPTLNSMLLGLNRKYLSELKEQGFPLLDVNIFQVETTITHGHSGAPIINDKGKVIGIANGGLKNGIYGLNWAIPSKYLPELANSQENSPNKVSIQGILLSGEVEVSEDTSEEEIYSYFDREEINSTINGGNGSELHRTWVASLEDIAYTMDDEDISAINDMIELEYIDLKDTFDVYEDYNTGITYAVPSGYEVNFEDDMYSVEGNDFTFGFSSVSNVPFNQANNQIDLFVDDIIQSFPDARISENLDDSFEMNSNDKTLDKIIYREVYFEGENYLLSVGGTAKGTDVGFIFIISRLPREMNYDELREYFLFTIAMSLFSLS, encoded by the coding sequence ATGATTCGAAATTTATTAGTATTTATCGCAATAGTCCTTCCTTTATTTGTTTTTGCTCAAGTTTCGAGTAGTAATTTTGCTAAATCCTCTGTAGTTTACATACAAGTTAGTTCGAAGAAAACGAATGGGAAAGTGGGATTAACCCATGGCACAGGTTGGGCTTGGTCATGGAATTCTGAACTTTATGTTGTTACTGCATTGCATGTTGTGGCAGGTATGGAAACAATCACAGTACGGCTAGCAAATAAATTCAATGAAAGGAGTTCTGCAACGCTAGTAAAAACATTTAAGAAGGCAGATTTGGCTTTACTCAAATTGGACAGGGATATAGGACTTGTTCCCTTGGACATAGACACTGTTGATCCAAATTCAAAACCATCACTTATGATATGGGGGTATCCTCTATCTTCGCGAAAAATAAATGGGAAAGCAATTGAATTTTCGTACAGCCTTGAAAAAGAACCAACACTTAACAGTATGTTATTAGGATTGAACCGGAAGTATCTAAGCGAACTTAAAGAACAAGGCTTTCCTCTACTTGATGTTAATATCTTCCAAGTGGAAACTACAATAACACACGGTCACTCAGGAGCACCAATTATTAACGACAAGGGAAAAGTTATTGGGATTGCCAATGGCGGTTTGAAAAATGGTATATATGGATTGAATTGGGCTATTCCCTCAAAATATTTGCCCGAACTAGCTAACTCTCAAGAAAATAGTCCTAATAAAGTATCCATTCAAGGGATACTCCTCAGTGGTGAAGTAGAAGTTTCTGAGGACACGAGTGAAGAAGAAATATATTCATATTTTGATCGAGAGGAGATAAATTCTACTATAAACGGGGGTAATGGGTCTGAATTACACAGAACTTGGGTTGCGTCGTTAGAAGATATTGCGTACACAATGGACGATGAGGATATAAGTGCAATAAATGATATGATAGAGTTAGAATATATAGACTTAAAGGATACTTTCGACGTCTATGAGGATTATAACACTGGAATCACTTATGCAGTTCCGTCAGGTTATGAAGTCAATTTCGAAGATGACATGTATTCAGTTGAAGGAAACGATTTTACATTTGGTTTTTCTTCTGTTTCAAATGTTCCATTCAACCAGGCAAATAATCAGATAGATTTGTTTGTCGATGATATAATACAAAGTTTTCCTGATGCAAGGATCTCAGAAAATTTAGATGATAGTTTTGAAATGAACTCCAATGATAAAACTCTAGATAAAATAATCTATAGAGAAGTTTATTTTGAAGGAGAAAATTATTTGCTCAGCGTAGGAGGTACAGCTAAAGGTACTGATGTAGGATTCATATTTATTATTTCAAGACTGCCACGAGAAATGAATTATGATGAATTGAGAGAGTATTTCTTATTTACAATAGCAATGAGTCTTTTTTCGTTATCTTAA
- a CDS encoding ABC transporter ATP-binding protein, with amino-acid sequence MELIIDNVSKTYSNGVKALQNISLEIPKGMFGLLGPNGAGKSTLMRTIATLQEADEGTISLGDLDVLTQKNEVRHVLGYLPQQFGLYPKISAEALLNHFAVLKGITNKGERKDVVNALLHKTNLYNVKKQNLGGFSGGMKQRFGIAQALLSNPKLLIVDEPTAGLDPVERNRFYNILSELGENTVVILSTHIVEDVKELCTTMAVINQGKVILKGNPLKIIEELEGKVYQRTIVKSELETYKQNYQVISEKLFLGKPIIHILSDTNPGNGFTPVKADLEDVYFSQIFGSNTNLKSVL; translated from the coding sequence ATGGAACTCATAATTGACAATGTATCAAAAACCTATTCAAATGGCGTAAAAGCCCTTCAGAATATCTCTCTAGAAATCCCTAAAGGAATGTTTGGGTTATTAGGCCCAAATGGCGCAGGTAAATCCACGTTAATGCGAACCATTGCAACCTTGCAGGAAGCCGATGAAGGAACCATTTCACTAGGCGATTTAGATGTTTTAACACAGAAAAATGAGGTGCGGCATGTTCTAGGATATTTACCCCAGCAATTCGGTTTGTATCCTAAAATATCTGCAGAAGCATTATTAAATCATTTTGCAGTTCTCAAGGGTATTACAAATAAAGGGGAGCGTAAAGATGTTGTAAATGCGCTTTTGCACAAGACGAATCTATACAACGTAAAAAAACAAAATCTTGGAGGTTTTTCTGGTGGAATGAAACAGCGTTTTGGGATTGCCCAAGCCTTACTTAGCAACCCGAAACTCCTTATTGTAGATGAACCTACAGCAGGATTGGATCCTGTAGAAAGAAATCGTTTCTATAATATATTAAGTGAACTCGGAGAAAATACGGTTGTAATTCTGTCGACACATATTGTTGAAGATGTAAAAGAATTATGCACCACTATGGCAGTGATTAACCAAGGTAAGGTGATACTGAAAGGGAATCCTCTAAAAATAATTGAAGAGCTGGAAGGCAAAGTGTATCAGCGAACAATAGTCAAGTCTGAGTTAGAAACCTATAAGCAAAACTACCAAGTGATCAGTGAAAAACTATTTCTTGGAAAACCAATCATACACATTCTTAGTGACACCAATCCTGGGAATGGTTTTACTCCCGTTAAAGCCGATTTAGAGGATGTGTATTTCTCACAAATATTTGGAAGCAACACAAACCTTAAATCAGTTTTATAA
- a CDS encoding sensor histidine kinase: MVFHINRKKGLLIISVAIVTALIPVVITAFELITTDKESVVFLEGYPTSISVIVLLYYILLVILGLFWFIKQLISLFRLKNEKAKTELLHLKSQVNPHFFFNTLNNLYGLVGTDTKKAQELILKLSDMMRYSIYEGEKEMVTLKAEVEYLKNYIELHKMRYHKPIDVKFESEIEDDYKVMPLLFIILLENAFKHGIENLSKEAYVHICINSKNNKVIFEIENNFDTTLTKGENGIGLNNLKRRLELVYSKKHSLSFSTKQNVYRAQLTLQL; this comes from the coding sequence ATGGTATTTCATATAAATAGAAAGAAAGGGCTCTTAATTATTAGTGTAGCGATAGTAACAGCGCTAATTCCAGTAGTAATCACCGCTTTTGAATTAATTACAACAGACAAAGAATCTGTTGTCTTTTTAGAAGGATATCCAACTTCAATTAGCGTTATTGTTCTTTTGTACTATATCCTACTCGTCATTTTAGGCCTTTTCTGGTTTATAAAACAACTTATATCCTTATTCAGATTAAAAAATGAAAAAGCAAAAACAGAGTTATTGCATTTAAAAAGCCAAGTAAATCCTCACTTCTTTTTTAATACGCTCAATAATTTATACGGTCTCGTCGGAACAGATACAAAAAAAGCGCAGGAGTTAATCCTTAAACTTTCAGATATGATGCGATACAGTATTTACGAAGGCGAAAAAGAGATGGTAACACTTAAAGCAGAAGTTGAGTATTTAAAGAATTATATTGAGCTTCATAAAATGCGTTATCACAAACCTATTGATGTGAAATTTGAATCTGAAATTGAGGACGATTACAAAGTGATGCCTTTACTTTTTATTATTCTTTTAGAAAATGCATTTAAACATGGTATTGAGAACTTAAGTAAAGAGGCCTATGTTCATATTTGTATAAACTCAAAGAACAATAAAGTAATTTTCGAAATAGAAAATAATTTTGACACGACACTTACAAAAGGAGAAAACGGTATTGGATTGAACAATCTAAAACGAAGATTAGAATTGGTGTATTCAAAAAAACATAGCTTATCTTTTTCTACAAAACAAAATGTATATAGAGCACAATTAACATTGCAGTTATGA
- a CDS encoding LytR/AlgR family response regulator transcription factor, with translation MITYLIIDDEYIAHDIIKGYCGLLPNMQLMKNCYDALEAVDYLNNNTVDLIFLDLNMPKLKGFEFLKTLTLPPKVIVTTAYREFALEGYELNISDYLLKPFGFERFLKAINKTVSVTTKTTKSSVDKKDAVSKSIFLRSNTKYIQVTMDIIQYIEAAGNYTKVTTTKETIAIREKISDILELLNDIDFIQVHKSFAVSKKHIKSIEGNRIFISETIIPIGKTYKVNIIQLLK, from the coding sequence ATGATTACATATCTAATTATTGATGATGAATATATAGCACATGATATTATAAAGGGCTATTGTGGTTTATTGCCAAATATGCAGTTAATGAAAAACTGTTATGATGCTTTAGAAGCCGTTGACTATTTGAATAATAACACTGTTGATTTAATTTTTCTAGATTTAAATATGCCAAAGCTAAAGGGCTTTGAATTTTTAAAAACACTGACTTTGCCACCAAAAGTAATTGTAACCACAGCTTATAGAGAATTTGCGCTTGAAGGATACGAACTAAATATTTCAGATTATTTATTGAAACCGTTTGGTTTCGAACGTTTTTTAAAAGCAATCAATAAAACAGTAAGTGTAACCACCAAAACAACAAAATCTAGTGTAGATAAAAAAGATGCAGTTTCAAAAAGCATTTTTCTTCGAAGTAATACTAAATACATTCAGGTAACAATGGATATCATTCAATATATTGAAGCCGCTGGGAATTATACTAAAGTGACTACCACCAAGGAGACGATTGCGATTAGAGAAAAGATTTCAGATATTTTAGAATTATTAAATGATATAGATTTTATCCAAGTCCACAAATCGTTTGCGGTATCAAAAAAGCACATTAAGAGCATTGAAGGTAATCGCATCTTTATTTCTGAAACTATTATTCCTATTGGAAAAACTTATAAAGTAAATATTATTCAATTATTGAAGTAG
- a CDS encoding IS630 family transposase: protein MEKIDLRSVSDQERGIIRRDAVKMIKRGDKKKDIALFYGVHVNTVRDWWKLYNKEGHKSLSYQKRGVKSEDRKLLNKDQEAAIQKMIIDVMPDQLKLDYALWTTRAVRDLIAREFSITIGRRAVGNYLNAWGFTPQKPKKRAYEQCSKKVQKWLDEEYPAIKEKAKQEKATIHWGDETGVKNNNHHGRSYAPKGKTPVKKHMSKRFSINMISTVTNQGLIQFMIYKENMNSDVFIQFLEQLIKSQETKVFLILDNLRVHHSKVVKKWAEENGETIELFYLPSYSPERNPDEYLNCDLKYGLSDKPAPKTQEKMKENLENHMKMLQNDSERVAKYFKHESIKYAA, encoded by the coding sequence ATGGAAAAAATAGACTTAAGGAGTGTTTCTGATCAGGAAAGAGGTATAATTCGAAGGGATGCTGTAAAAATGATAAAACGTGGAGATAAAAAAAAAGACATAGCTCTGTTTTACGGTGTTCATGTAAATACTGTTAGAGATTGGTGGAAGCTTTACAATAAAGAAGGTCATAAATCTTTGTCATATCAAAAACGAGGAGTCAAATCAGAAGATCGAAAACTACTCAATAAAGATCAAGAAGCTGCAATCCAAAAAATGATTATTGATGTAATGCCCGATCAACTAAAGTTAGATTATGCTTTGTGGACTACAAGGGCAGTAAGGGATTTGATAGCAAGAGAGTTTAGTATTACAATCGGAAGAAGAGCTGTCGGTAATTATCTCAACGCTTGGGGATTCACGCCTCAAAAGCCAAAAAAGAGAGCTTATGAACAATGTTCCAAAAAAGTTCAAAAATGGTTAGACGAAGAATATCCAGCAATAAAAGAGAAGGCAAAACAAGAGAAGGCAACTATTCATTGGGGGGATGAAACGGGTGTAAAAAACAATAATCATCATGGACGTTCCTATGCTCCAAAAGGAAAAACTCCTGTTAAAAAACATATGTCGAAGCGGTTTTCAATCAACATGATTTCTACAGTTACAAATCAGGGTTTAATTCAGTTTATGATATATAAAGAAAATATGAACTCAGATGTATTTATTCAATTTTTAGAACAGCTCATCAAATCGCAAGAAACCAAAGTATTCTTAATCCTTGATAATTTACGAGTCCATCATAGTAAAGTTGTAAAGAAATGGGCGGAAGAAAATGGCGAAACCATAGAACTATTTTACCTGCCATCATACTCACCTGAGCGAAACCCAGATGAATATCTGAATTGCGATTTAAAGTATGGACTCTCGGATAAACCGGCACCAAAAACACAAGAAAAAATGAAAGAAAATTTAGAGAATCATATGAAAATGCTTCAAAATGATAGCGAAAGGGTAGCAAAATATTTTAAACATGAGAGCATCAAATATGCTGCATAA
- a CDS encoding ABC transporter permease, which yields MMWYDIFKFELKYRLKRGDTYIFFVFLLLFSLVGVDFIYQGMDFGLVKKNSPLIVAKTMGVITGLFMILASMIMGVSVLRDFEYNIESLLFSNPIKKRDYLLGRFLGSFVVLLFVFSGVYFGMMMGEFMPWHQPDHLLPLNILTYLKPFIMVTLPILFFGACLFFITGALTRKLMVVYTQGIFFFVAFMLTKAITNEFWQAILDPFSLTTLTLLTDTWTGAEISLQAIPFRGVLLYNKLFWVVLGVLILGFGYKKFEFNVLTSHLKIFNFMQHI from the coding sequence ATGATGTGGTACGACATATTTAAGTTCGAATTAAAATACAGGCTAAAGCGAGGAGATACTTACATCTTTTTTGTCTTCCTATTACTGTTTTCACTAGTTGGCGTCGATTTTATATATCAAGGGATGGACTTCGGACTCGTTAAAAAGAATTCCCCATTGATTGTTGCAAAAACCATGGGAGTGATTACAGGACTATTTATGATACTAGCCTCTATGATTATGGGAGTCTCCGTTTTACGTGACTTTGAATATAATATAGAATCTCTCCTATTTTCAAATCCAATCAAGAAACGAGATTATTTATTAGGCCGGTTTCTAGGTTCTTTTGTAGTGTTACTTTTTGTGTTTAGTGGCGTTTACTTTGGAATGATGATGGGGGAATTTATGCCTTGGCATCAACCAGATCATTTGCTCCCGCTTAATATATTGACCTATCTGAAGCCATTTATAATGGTAACATTGCCAATTCTATTTTTTGGGGCTTGCCTATTTTTTATAACTGGCGCATTAACTAGAAAATTAATGGTTGTGTATACACAGGGAATTTTCTTTTTCGTTGCATTTATGTTGACCAAAGCGATCACTAATGAGTTTTGGCAAGCTATTTTAGATCCTTTTTCATTAACTACACTCACCTTACTCACAGATACTTGGACAGGAGCAGAAATAAGTTTACAGGCAATTCCTTTTAGGGGAGTGCTGCTTTACAATAAGCTATTTTGGGTTGTATTGGGTGTGCTTATTCTAGGCTTTGGTTATAAGAAATTCGAATTTAATGTATTAACCTCGCACTTAAAGATCTTTAATTTTATGCAGCATATTTGA
- a CDS encoding serine hydrolase domain-containing protein, producing the protein MKKIFLLVPLLISCSPAEEKSEYEKLLDYEGKYEYVDNTTLELKASDFDTTLYAVIDKAKYPLKHIALDSFANIADIPVVFERDESNRVKGYRTDGLEFKLITSDIEKMEMFPRKELFHNPDNYVYHKPKKTTDGLETGSLADEFKNPKPIIEMVKETIKGKFPDVHSILIYKNNKLVLEEYFYGYDENTPHQLRSATKPFIGGILGIAVDNGLIDSEKEKILPYFKSRYPKISNLDHRKREITIEDFLMYHHGMDCENNNPESKGNEVTMMESKDWVKYTLDLPMVKRPGISSSYCTGCALTLGSLVEIAAGRKIEDFAKENLFNPLGILNYDWTFEPNQASRNNFSQMYITPRDLIKLAKLFKDGGKWKGKQIISKSWIDKTIKMDKGDYGYLWEHKYFVINGQTYNSYLASGNGGQKINIWPELDMITVFTGGNYNSYQLYGKSTPPNEMIPKYILKSVK; encoded by the coding sequence ATGAAGAAAATATTTTTACTAGTTCCATTACTTATCAGCTGTTCTCCGGCTGAAGAAAAATCTGAATATGAAAAGCTACTTGATTATGAAGGTAAATATGAATATGTTGATAATACTACACTAGAACTTAAAGCTTCAGATTTTGATACCACGCTCTATGCAGTCATAGATAAAGCAAAATATCCTTTAAAGCATATCGCCTTGGATAGTTTTGCGAATATCGCAGACATTCCTGTGGTTTTTGAACGAGACGAATCCAATCGAGTTAAAGGTTACAGAACTGACGGACTAGAGTTCAAACTAATTACTTCCGACATTGAAAAAATGGAAATGTTCCCGAGAAAAGAATTATTTCATAATCCTGATAACTACGTTTATCACAAACCAAAAAAAACCACAGATGGACTAGAAACTGGCAGTTTAGCAGATGAATTCAAAAATCCCAAACCTATAATCGAGATGGTCAAAGAAACCATAAAAGGAAAATTTCCCGATGTTCACAGCATCTTGATTTACAAGAATAACAAATTGGTACTTGAGGAGTATTTCTATGGTTATGATGAAAATACACCGCATCAATTAAGATCTGCGACAAAACCGTTTATTGGTGGAATTCTTGGAATAGCAGTAGACAATGGACTTATAGATAGTGAAAAAGAAAAAATCTTGCCCTATTTCAAATCGAGATATCCAAAAATCTCAAATTTGGATCATCGTAAAAGAGAAATTACAATAGAAGATTTCTTGATGTATCACCACGGTATGGACTGTGAGAATAACAATCCTGAAAGCAAGGGAAATGAGGTTACAATGATGGAAAGCAAGGATTGGGTAAAATACACGCTTGATTTACCAATGGTAAAAAGACCTGGTATATCATCATCCTATTGTACTGGTTGCGCTTTGACTTTAGGTAGTTTAGTTGAGATAGCAGCAGGTAGGAAAATTGAAGATTTCGCAAAAGAAAACCTATTCAACCCCTTGGGAATCTTGAATTATGATTGGACTTTCGAACCGAATCAGGCTAGTAGAAATAATTTCAGTCAAATGTATATTACGCCTAGAGATTTGATAAAATTGGCGAAGTTATTTAAAGATGGGGGGAAGTGGAAAGGCAAGCAAATAATCTCAAAAAGTTGGATTGATAAAACAATTAAAATGGACAAAGGAGATTATGGCTATTTATGGGAGCACAAATATTTTGTAATTAATGGACAAACTTATAACTCATATTTAGCCTCAGGAAATGGGGGGCAAAAAATCAATATTTGGCCTGAACTTGATATGATTACAGTATTTACTGGTGGAAACTATAATTCTTATCAATTATATGGTAAAAGTACACCACCAAATGAAATGATACCTAAGTATATATTAAAGTCAGTTAAATAG
- a CDS encoding cytochrome b/b6 domain-containing protein, with protein MKEKFQKWTYIIFYICVVVSLVTGLIIEFGYKAFKKIIEEIHELGIYYLVGFFVLHWLGVLIAEFTNQKGIVSRIVSGSKN; from the coding sequence ATCAAAGAGAAATTTCAGAAATGGACCTATATCATTTTTTACATCTGTGTAGTTGTTTCATTAGTTACTGGACTGATTATAGAATTTGGTTATAAAGCATTCAAAAAGATAATCGAAGAGATTCATGAGCTTGGTATTTATTATTTAGTGGGTTTTTTTGTTCTCCATTGGTTGGGTGTACTGATAGCAGAATTTACAAACCAAAAAGGAATTGTTTCTAGGATAGTAAGTGGCTCCAAAAATTAA
- a CDS encoding M1 family aminopeptidase yields the protein MHFSWFYFVSICKQTSFWAIVICGMIIILINSVNLGTVYGVDSYPATYFIVEELRETSFYFFVIILVFYSGELIWKERSAKLNLIYDASPMSDFLNLAGKYFGLILIYIVLIISLIISGLIFQTINGYYNYDLEVYFYGFFLEILPFLALFTLIAFFAQVMTNQKFVGILVVLLFFILNGSLALFGIDHDLYFFGGSSLGAYSDMNGYGHFMKPYLIIKSYWFLFGLLLLIVASIVSVRGTETNLIKRLKASKHRISKPILKLGLVTVVAFIMLGSYIFYNTNILNEHWTNSEKTVFRVDYERTLKKFEYLPQPKIVAVNLKVELYPKSRNYTAEGFYVLKNTNDTLIKEIHIQKLIEKNVELESVTFEGEATIDKKYSEFSYYNYKLQHPLQPGDSIKMNFKQTFTTKGFEQGSSNTKIVHNGTFFNNTDFPTLGYNKKYELSDADDRADYNLPIRSSKAQRENPKELVNAMSGGDSDGIHFEIVIGTDKNQTAIAPGNLLKSWKENDRSYFHYKMDIQMTNFYSIGSAHYEVKKDTWIPTSGTAKKPVDLEIYYHKEHDYNINRMMESMKTSFDYYSTNFSPYQYQQMRIMEFPRYAEFAQAFPGTLPFSESIGFVLDIDDEKDVDMAFYVTAHELAHQWFGMQVEAANVQGRLMLLETLSQYAATMVLKQHYSEGKVQQFLELQKDRYLEEKRKENAQEPSLALVENQKYVYYEKGAITMYELQKQIGEDQVNLALKRFINDWNSRDGKLKLTTDRYATTKDLLGYFREVAPSDQKHIITDLFESVGDLKTN from the coding sequence ATGCATTTCTCATGGTTTTATTTCGTGAGTATTTGCAAGCAAACCTCTTTTTGGGCCATTGTGATTTGTGGGATGATTATCATTTTAATCAATTCAGTGAATCTCGGAACCGTATATGGTGTTGATAGTTATCCTGCAACTTATTTTATTGTTGAAGAACTTCGAGAAACGTCTTTTTACTTCTTTGTGATCATCCTTGTTTTTTATTCCGGAGAACTCATTTGGAAGGAAAGAAGTGCTAAACTAAACTTGATCTATGATGCAAGTCCAATGTCGGATTTCTTGAATCTCGCAGGTAAATATTTTGGACTCATACTGATCTATATTGTACTTATTATATCCTTGATTATTTCAGGACTCATTTTTCAAACGATTAATGGATATTACAACTATGATCTTGAGGTATATTTCTATGGCTTCTTTCTGGAAATCTTACCATTTCTAGCTTTATTTACGCTTATAGCCTTCTTTGCGCAGGTAATGACCAATCAGAAATTTGTCGGGATTCTTGTGGTTCTACTATTTTTTATATTGAATGGTTCTTTGGCGCTCTTCGGAATAGATCACGATTTATACTTCTTTGGAGGTAGCTCCTTAGGTGCTTATTCAGATATGAACGGCTATGGACATTTTATGAAGCCTTATCTAATCATTAAAAGCTATTGGTTCTTATTCGGACTGCTATTACTAATTGTAGCATCGATTGTTTCCGTTAGGGGAACAGAAACTAATCTTATAAAAAGATTGAAAGCGAGTAAACACCGAATAAGTAAACCTATCTTGAAACTAGGATTAGTTACAGTGGTAGCTTTTATTATGCTTGGTAGCTATATATTTTACAACACAAATATCTTAAATGAACATTGGACAAATTCTGAAAAGACAGTATTTAGAGTTGACTATGAACGAACATTAAAAAAGTTTGAATACCTGCCGCAGCCCAAAATAGTAGCTGTTAATTTAAAGGTAGAACTATATCCAAAGTCCAGAAATTATACTGCTGAAGGCTTTTATGTTCTGAAAAACACAAACGATACTCTTATTAAAGAAATTCATATTCAGAAACTCATAGAAAAAAATGTAGAACTGGAGTCTGTGACTTTTGAAGGCGAAGCAACTATTGATAAAAAGTATTCAGAATTCTCTTATTATAATTATAAGTTACAGCACCCCTTACAACCTGGAGATTCCATAAAAATGAACTTTAAGCAGACCTTTACAACGAAGGGCTTTGAGCAAGGTAGCTCCAATACTAAAATTGTACATAACGGTACCTTTTTCAACAATACGGATTTTCCAACCTTAGGTTATAACAAAAAATATGAACTCAGTGATGCTGATGATCGTGCAGATTATAATTTACCAATTAGATCAAGCAAAGCTCAGAGGGAAAACCCCAAAGAATTAGTCAACGCTATGTCTGGCGGAGATTCTGACGGTATTCATTTTGAAATTGTGATTGGGACAGATAAGAATCAGACCGCTATTGCTCCTGGTAATCTATTGAAGAGTTGGAAAGAAAACGATCGTTCTTATTTTCATTATAAAATGGATATCCAAATGACCAACTTTTATTCAATAGGTTCAGCACACTATGAAGTTAAAAAAGATACTTGGATTCCAACATCAGGTACTGCAAAGAAACCTGTTGATTTAGAGATTTATTATCATAAAGAACATGACTATAATATAAACAGAATGATGGAGTCAATGAAGACATCGTTTGACTATTACAGTACTAATTTTAGTCCGTATCAATATCAACAAATGCGTATTATGGAATTTCCGCGTTATGCAGAATTTGCACAAGCATTTCCGGGAACATTACCCTTTTCTGAATCTATCGGATTTGTGTTAGATATTGATGATGAAAAAGATGTGGATATGGCATTTTATGTGACGGCTCATGAATTGGCACATCAATGGTTTGGAATGCAAGTGGAAGCTGCTAATGTTCAAGGACGACTTATGCTATTAGAAACTTTATCGCAATATGCTGCAACCATGGTATTGAAGCAACACTATTCTGAAGGAAAAGTGCAGCAATTTTTGGAGCTTCAGAAAGATCGGTATTTAGAAGAAAAACGCAAAGAAAATGCTCAAGAGCCATCATTAGCTTTGGTAGAAAATCAAAAGTATGTTTATTATGAAAAAGGGGCTATTACTATGTATGAACTTCAGAAACAGATTGGTGAAGACCAAGTCAATCTGGCTTTGAAACGATTTATAAATGACTGGAATTCAAGAGATGGAAAACTAAAGTTGACTACAGACAGGTATGCAACTACCAAAGATCTGTTAGGCTATTTTAGAGAGGTTGCACCAAGCGATCAAAAACATATAATCACAGACCTTTTTGAATCTGTTGGTGACTTAAAAACTAATTAA